Within the bacterium genome, the region TCGCGGCCGGCCTCGCCGAGCAGCTCGCCGATGCCGCGCAGCTCGAGGTCCCGCTGCGCGATTTCGAAGCCGTCGGTCGTCAGCTTCATCGCCTCGAGACGGAACCCGCCGTCCTCGGTCTTCGGATCGCCGACCAGCACACAGTACGAGGCGTGGCGGCCGCGGCCGACGCGTCCGCGCAGCTGATGGAGCTGGGAAAGCCCGAAGCGGTCGGCGTCTTCGATCACCATGACGGTGGCGTTCGGCACGTCGATGCCGACCTCGATGACGGTCGTGGCGACCAGCACGTCGATCGCCCCCGCGCGGAGCGCGTGCATGATCTTGTCCCGCTCGTCGACCTTCATCCGGCCGTGCAGCACCTCGACGCGCAGCCCGGCGAGCGGTCCGGTGCGAAGCCGCTCGGCGAGGCCGGTGGCGGCCTCGACCTGGAGCTTGTCGCTCTCTTCGATGAGCGGACACACCACGTACGCCTGGCGGCCCTCGCGGACCCGGTCCGCGGCCCACGCGTAGATCTGCGGACGGCGGGCGCCCGGCCGGACGTAGGTCTTGATCGGCATCCGTCCCGGCGGCATCTCGTCGAGGATCGAGACGTCGAGATCGCCGTAGAGCGACAGCGCGAGCGTCCGCGGGATCGGAGTCGCGGTCATGACCAGCACGTCCGGATGGGTGCCTTTACCGCGCAGTGCCGCCCGCTGCGCCACGCCGAACCGGTGCTGTTCGTCCACGACGACGAGCCCGAGCCGCGAGAAGCTGACGTCCTCCTCGATCAGCGCGTGCGTCCCGATGACGAGATCCGCGCCGCCGGTGCGGATCAGATCGAGCGCCTCCGCCCTCGCGGCGCGCGACAGCCCGCCGATCAGCAGCACGACCGTCACGCCGATCGGCTCGAGCAGTTCTTTGAGGCTCAGGTAGTGCTGCCCGGCCAGGATCTCGGTCGGCGCCATCAGCGCACCCTGCGCTCCTCCGCCGATGGATCGCAGCAGCGCCTCGGCCGCGACGACCGTCTTGCCGGACCCCACGTCGCCCTGTAGGAGGCGGTTCATCGGATGCGGGGCGCTCATGTCGTGCGTGATCTCGTTGACGACCCGCCGCTGCGCGCGCGTCAGCCGGTACGGAAGGCGGGCTTCGAAGCGCTCGAGCAGCGGCGCCGCGTCGCCGTAGCGGATGCCCTTCGGCTCGCGCTGCCGCCGCTGCTTATGCTGGAGCAGGAGCGTCTGAAACAGCAGCAGTTCCTCGTAGGCCAGCCGGTTCCGCGCGGCGCGCTGATCGTCTTCCGTCTCCGGAAAATGCAGGCTGCGGAGCGCGACGGCGAGGGGCGGAAACGCGTACCGGTTCCGGAGGGCGTCGGGCAGCCATTCCCTGACGGCGGGCGCGTGCTCGTCGAGCGCCCGCATGACCATCGTGCGGAGGATGCGCTGGGTGACGCCCTCGGTGGCGCCGTAGACCGGGACGATGCGTCCGGCGTGCAGCGTGTCCTCGCCGGGTTCCAAGGTTTCGAACTCCGGCGCGACCATCTGAATCTCGCCGCCCTGCCGCTGCACGCGTCC harbors:
- the recG gene encoding ATP-dependent DNA helicase RecG, whose amino-acid sequence is MAGAGKAPAGETAVPSLDTPLRYLPGVGPKRADRLEEGLGLRTVGDLLYRPPRRVEDRRTLRQVYDLVHGAVETVEGTVGSIRAFRVRRRRNFVIVKAAITDGSGVLHAVWYNQGYIVRQLSAGVRVILHGRVQRQGGEIQMVAPEFETLEPGEDTLHAGRIVPVYGATEGVTQRILRTMVMRALDEHAPAVREWLPDALRNRYAFPPLAVALRSLHFPETEDDQRAARNRLAYEELLLFQTLLLQHKQRRQREPKGIRYGDAAPLLERFEARLPYRLTRAQRRVVNEITHDMSAPHPMNRLLQGDVGSGKTVVAAEALLRSIGGGAQGALMAPTEILAGQHYLSLKELLEPIGVTVVLLIGGLSRAARAEALDLIRTGGADLVIGTHALIEEDVSFSRLGLVVVDEQHRFGVAQRAALRGKGTHPDVLVMTATPIPRTLALSLYGDLDVSILDEMPPGRMPIKTYVRPGARRPQIYAWAADRVREGRQAYVVCPLIEESDKLQVEAATGLAERLRTGPLAGLRVEVLHGRMKVDERDKIMHALRAGAIDVLVATTVIEVGIDVPNATVMVIEDADRFGLSQLHQLRGRVGRGRHASYCVLVGDPKTEDGGFRLEAMKLTTDGFEIAQRDLELRGIGELLGEAGREALRQHGVRGDLKIADLVRDREWLERARTDAAAILVKDPALRQPAHRTVAEALRARFGQAPVENVRVG